The following are from one region of the Fusarium verticillioides 7600 chromosome 1, whole genome shotgun sequence genome:
- a CDS encoding glucose-6-phosphate 1-dehydrogenase, whose product MDPCMELKQNTTIVVLGASGDLAKKKTYPALFGLYRNQFLPKDVKIVGYARTKMDHDEYIRRIKSYIKTPTKETEQQLEEFAGLCTYVSGQYDKDESFQGLEQHLQEVEQGRPENHRLFYMALPPSVFTIVSQHLKKICYPKNGVARVIVEKPFGKDLASSRELQKSLEPDWNEQELFRIDHYLGKEMVKNILILRFGNSFLGATWNRHHIDNVQITFKEPFGTEGRGGYFDEFGIVRDVMQNHLLQVLTLLAMERPISFNAEDIRDEKVRVLRAIPAIEPKNVIIGQYGKSLDGSKPAYREDDTVPKDSRCPTFCALVAYIKNERWDGVPFIMKAGKALNEQKTEIRIQFKDVTSGIFKDIPRNELVMRIQPNESVYIKMNSKLPGLSMQTVVTELDLTYRRRFSDLKIPEAYESLVLDCLKGDQSNFVRDDELDASWRIFTPLLHYLDDNKEIIPMEYPYGSRGPAVLDDFTSSYGYKFSDAAGYQWPTTNAAAPNKF is encoded by the exons ATGGATCC ATGCATGGAGCTCAAGCAGAACACGACAATCGTCGTGCTCGGCGCTTCTGGTGATCTGGCGAAAAAGAAGACG TACCCTGCGCTTTTCGGTCTT TATCGAAACCAGTTCCTGCccaaggatgtcaagattgtCGGATATGCCCGCACCAAGATGGATCACGATGAATACATTCGACGCATCAAGTCATACATAAAGACACCGACAAAGGAGACTGAGCAGCAACTCGAAGAGTTCGCCGGGCTTTGCACCTACGTCTCCGGTCAGTACGACAAGGATGAGTCGTTCCAGGGTTTGGAGCAGCACCTCCAGGAGGTTGAGCAGGGCCGCCCCGAGAACCACCGTCTTTTCTACATGGCGCTGCCCCCCAGTGTCTTCACCATTGTTTCACagcatctgaagaagatttgCTACCCCAAGAACGGTGTCGCGCGTGTGATT GTTGAGAAGCCCTTTGgcaaggatcttgccagCTCCCGAGAGCTTCAAAAGTCACTCGAGCCTGATTGGAACGAGCAGGAGCTGTTCCGAATTGACCACTACCTTGGCAAGgagatggtcaagaacaTTCTGATTCTCAGATTTGGCAACTCTTTCCTCGGCGCTACATGGAACCGACACCACATCGACAACGTCCAGATCACCTTCAAGGAGCCCTTTGGTACCGAGGGTCGCGGTGGTTACTTTGATGAGTTCGGTATCGTTCGTGATGTCATGCAGAACCATCTCCTCCAGGTCCTTACTCTGTTGGCTATGGAGAGGCCCATCTCTTTCAACGCCGAGGACATCCGCGATGAAAAGGTTCGCGTTCTCCGTGCCATTCCAGCCATTGAACCCAAGAACGTCATCATTGGTCAGTACGGCAAGTCTCTTGACGGTAGTAAGCCCGCCTACCGTGAGGACGACACTGTCCCCAAGGACTCGAGATGCCCTACGTTCTGTGCACTCGTTGCTTACATCAAGAACGAGCGCTGGGACGGCGTGCCTTTCATTATGAAGGCCGGAAAGGCTCTCAATGAGCAGAAGACCGAGATTCGAATCCAGTTCAAGGACGTCACATCGGGTATCTTTAAGGACATTCCCCGAAACGAGCTTGTTATGCGCATTCAGCCCAATGAGAGTGTCTATATCAAGATGAACTCTAAGCTGCCTGGTCTCAGCATGCAAACTGTTGTTACCGAGCTGGATCTCACCTACCGACGACGATTCTCCGACCTCAAAATCCCTGAGGCATACGAGTCGCTTGTCCTTGACTGCTTGAAGGGTGACCAGTCCAACTTTGTCCGTGACGACGAGCTCGACGCCAGTTGGCGCATCTTCACCCCTCTCCTCCACTATCTTGATGACAACAAGGAGATTATTCCCATGGAATACCCTTACG GTTCTCGTGGCCCTGCCGTTCTGGACGACTTCACCTCCTCTTACGGTTATAAGTTCAGCGACGCTGCTGGTTACCAGTGGCCAACAACcaatgctgctgctcctaACAAGTT CTAA
- a CDS encoding 60S ribosomal protein L33-A, with amino-acid sequence MPSEAGHRLYVKGRHLSYQRSRHTTRPATSLIKIEGVDDTNAANFYLGKKVAFVYRGQKEIRGTKIRVIWGKVTRPHGNSGVVRAKFTSPLPTKSFGASVRVMLYPSSI; translated from the exons ATGCCTTCAGAAGCCGGTCACCGAC TATACGTCAA GGGACGTCACCTGAGCTACCAGCGCTCTCGTCACACCACCCGCCCTGCTACCAGCCtgatcaagattgagggtgttgatgacaCCAACGCCGCCAA CTTCTATCTCGGCAAGAAGGTTGCTTTCGTCTACCGGGGCCAGAAGGAGATCCGCGGCACCAAGATCCGCGTGATCTGGGGCAAGGTCACCCGACCACACG GAAACTCCGGCGTGGTCCGCGCCAAGTTCACCTCCCCCCTTCCCACCAAGTCTTTCGGTGCTTCCGTTCGTGTCATGTTGTACCCTTCGTCGATATAA
- a CDS encoding glucose-6-phosphate 1-dehydrogenase, protein MDPCMELKQNTTIVVLGASGDLAKKKTYPALFGLYRNQFLPKDVKIVGYARTKMDHDEYIRRIKSYIKTPTKETEQQLEEFAGLCTYVSGQYDKDESFQGLEQHLQEVEQGRPENHRLFYMALPPSVFTIVSQHLKKICYPKNGVARVIVEKPFGKDLASSRELQKSLEPDWNEQELFRIDHYLGKEMVKNILILRFGNSFLGATWNRHHIDNVQITFKEPFGTEGRGGYFDEFGIVRDVMQNHLLQVLTLLAMERPISFNAEDIRDEKVRVLRAIPAIEPKNVIIGQYGKSLDGSKPAYREDDTVPKDSRCPTFCALVAYIKNERWDGVPFIMKAGKALNEQKTEIRIQFKDVTSGIFKDIPRNELVMRIQPNESVYIKMNSKLPGLSMQTVVTELDLTYRRRFSDLKIPEAYESLVLDCLKGDQSNFVRDDELDASWRIFTPLLHYLDDNKEIIPMEYPYGSRGPAVLDDFTSSYGYKFSDAAGYQWPTTNAAAPNKL, encoded by the exons ATGGATCC ATGCATGGAGCTCAAGCAGAACACGACAATCGTCGTGCTCGGCGCTTCTGGTGATCTGGCGAAAAAGAAGACG TACCCTGCGCTTTTCGGTCTT TATCGAAACCAGTTCCTGCccaaggatgtcaagattgtCGGATATGCCCGCACCAAGATGGATCACGATGAATACATTCGACGCATCAAGTCATACATAAAGACACCGACAAAGGAGACTGAGCAGCAACTCGAAGAGTTCGCCGGGCTTTGCACCTACGTCTCCGGTCAGTACGACAAGGATGAGTCGTTCCAGGGTTTGGAGCAGCACCTCCAGGAGGTTGAGCAGGGCCGCCCCGAGAACCACCGTCTTTTCTACATGGCGCTGCCCCCCAGTGTCTTCACCATTGTTTCACagcatctgaagaagatttgCTACCCCAAGAACGGTGTCGCGCGTGTGATT GTTGAGAAGCCCTTTGgcaaggatcttgccagCTCCCGAGAGCTTCAAAAGTCACTCGAGCCTGATTGGAACGAGCAGGAGCTGTTCCGAATTGACCACTACCTTGGCAAGgagatggtcaagaacaTTCTGATTCTCAGATTTGGCAACTCTTTCCTCGGCGCTACATGGAACCGACACCACATCGACAACGTCCAGATCACCTTCAAGGAGCCCTTTGGTACCGAGGGTCGCGGTGGTTACTTTGATGAGTTCGGTATCGTTCGTGATGTCATGCAGAACCATCTCCTCCAGGTCCTTACTCTGTTGGCTATGGAGAGGCCCATCTCTTTCAACGCCGAGGACATCCGCGATGAAAAGGTTCGCGTTCTCCGTGCCATTCCAGCCATTGAACCCAAGAACGTCATCATTGGTCAGTACGGCAAGTCTCTTGACGGTAGTAAGCCCGCCTACCGTGAGGACGACACTGTCCCCAAGGACTCGAGATGCCCTACGTTCTGTGCACTCGTTGCTTACATCAAGAACGAGCGCTGGGACGGCGTGCCTTTCATTATGAAGGCCGGAAAGGCTCTCAATGAGCAGAAGACCGAGATTCGAATCCAGTTCAAGGACGTCACATCGGGTATCTTTAAGGACATTCCCCGAAACGAGCTTGTTATGCGCATTCAGCCCAATGAGAGTGTCTATATCAAGATGAACTCTAAGCTGCCTGGTCTCAGCATGCAAACTGTTGTTACCGAGCTGGATCTCACCTACCGACGACGATTCTCCGACCTCAAAATCCCTGAGGCATACGAGTCGCTTGTCCTTGACTGCTTGAAGGGTGACCAGTCCAACTTTGTCCGTGACGACGAGCTCGACGCCAGTTGGCGCATCTTCACCCCTCTCCTCCACTATCTTGATGACAACAAGGAGATTATTCCCATGGAATACCCTTACG GTTCTCGTGGCCCTGCCGTTCTGGACGACTTCACCTCCTCTTACGGTTATAAGTTCAGCGACGCTGCTGGTTACCAGTGGCCAACAACcaatgctgctgctcctaACAAGTTGTAA